A stretch of the Kazachstania africana CBS 2517 chromosome 12, complete genome genome encodes the following:
- the ACA1 gene encoding Aca1p (similar to Saccharomyces cerevisiae ACA1 (YER045C) and CST6 (YIL036W); ancestral locus Anc_7.211), with the protein MSYSENQTTGSHYRQDIAGNSMSPGTDPNIAESSHTNSSSTFNSRIRSHSIRQHYSPGDNYSDGQNQVSYPNTAATSANDSSTFFFPSNFDFNTNNMNSSSNNNSMTGMDTAMIKQASIDPNDDDSFTNQQNLVAPFSFLTTSVIDTTHIPISTLPSSSFRSIESTPTAAYNNENMHVLRRRISISNGQIGQLNDDIETVENLYNTQPPPLPQAYHHPHHIFHDEQQQQQQQQQQQQQQQQQENMFLNSSYDNTSRYNDKRNSIVNTMANNNNYMAMQGMNVEIVPVSTNIPSQQTLQTQVQLQPQPPPLPQAIKTEQAHTPNMMQYPYRATFNDPAYNTSAHNSITDLHNYYDQLPARYNNRNSRRESILTDEMKKSRLLERNRIAASKSRKRKKFAELALQKSFVKLNNENMHLKSKLFNYENLLVKFKKKLMVHFNDKNLNNDDITGLKLHEKDFKLFNIIEDMVKIEFGVKEVNQYGLVLKMDDSADNTNDNTNTTDNDNTNGNDNTNDIDNTNQNIHYGS; encoded by the coding sequence ATGAGTTATAGCGAGAACCAAACCACAGGGTCTCATTATAGGCAGGATATAGCTGGGAACAGTATGTCTCCTGGTACAGATCCAAATATTGCTGAAAGTTCCCATACAAATTCGTCTTCTACGTTCAACTCAAGAATTCGTTCTCATTCAATAAGACAGCATTATAGTCCAGGGGATAACTATTCAGATGGCCAGAATCAAGTCTCATATCCAAATACTGCTGCAACTTCCGCAAACGATTCTtccacttttttctttccaaGTAATTTCGATTTCAACACAAATAATATGAACAGTAGtagcaataataatagtatgACAGGTATGGATACAGCGATGATAAAACAGGCCTCTATTGATCCAAACGATGATGACAGTTTCACAAACCAACAAAATTTAGTCGCTCCTTTCTCCTTTTTAACAACTTCAGTCATCGACACTACTCATATTCCAATTTCGACTTTaccatcttcttctttcagaAGTATAGAGAGTACACCAACGGCTGCctataataatgaaaatatgcATGTATTAAGAAGACGCATTTCTATATCAAATGGCCAGATTGGTCAGttaaatgatgatattgaaacagTAGAAAATTTGTACAATACTCAACCACCCCCACTACCTCAAGCATACCACCATCCCCATCATATTTTCCATGACgaacaacaacaacaacagcagcagcaacaacagcaacagcaacagcagcaacaagAGAATATGTTTTTGAATAGTAGCTATGACAATACCTCACGCTATAACGACAAGAGGAATAGCATAGTAAATACCATGgctaataataacaacTATATGGCTATGCAAGGGATGAATGTTGAAATAGTTCCTGTATCTACTAATATACCTTCTCAACAAACATTGCAAACACAAGTTCAGCTCCAGCCACAACCTCCTCCTTTACCTCAGGCAATCAAAACAGAACAAGCACACACTCCAAATATGATGCAATATCCGTACCGTGCAACATTTAATGATCCTGCCTACAATACCAGTGCGCATAATAGCATCACAGACCTTCATAATTATTATGATCAATTGCCCGCTCGTTACAATAATAGGAACTCTCGAAGGGAGAGTATCCTCACtgatgaaatgaaaaaaagtagactattagaaagaaatagaatTGCAGCTTCTAAGAGCAGAAAGCGTAAGAAATTTGCAGAATTGGCACTTCAGAAAAGTTTCGTTAAGCTtaacaatgaaaatatgcATTTGAAAtctaaattattcaattatgaaaatttactggttaaatttaagaaaaaattaatggtCCACTTTAATGACAAAAACCTTAATAACGATGACATTACAGGTCTAAAATTGCATGAGAAGGATTTCAAACTATTTAATATAATTGAAGATATGGTAAAAATAGAGTTTGGTGTAAAAGAAGTGAACCAATACGGTCtggtattgaaaatggaTGATTCAGCTGACAACACTAATGACAATACTAATACAACTGACAATGATAATACAAATGGTAATGATAATACAAATGACATTGATAATActaatcaaaatattcactATGGAAGTTGA
- the SPO73 gene encoding Spo73p (similar to Saccharomyces cerevisiae SPO73 (YER046W); ancestral locus Anc_7.212) produces MELNFLHNFNFSILGDKNLIIENQRGLILLGYPFFSPSLLLPILDPPEFQLVFLKDNLSNIAKITCLNKISNKTSNCLDQLFPLDSECVKEKQKWYVLMACDDIDDQGWCYSWTFNNRRWKSKNGIVRRRIWIKLPELNPLK; encoded by the coding sequence ATGGaactaaattttttacacaattttaattttagtATTTTAGGTGATAAGAATTTAATAATCGAAAATCAAAGAGGTCTCATCTTGTTGGGCTACCCATTTTTCTCTCCAAGCTTATTGCTACCAATTTTAGATCCCCCTGAATTTCAACTAGTATTCTTAAAAGATAATCTATCCAATATTGCCAAGATTACTTGTCTCAATAAAATCTCGAATAAAACTTCAAACTGTTTAGATCAATTGTTTCCTCTAGACAGTGAATGCGTCAaggaaaaacaaaaatggtACGTGCTAATGGCTTGTGACGACATAGACGATCAAGGTTGGTGTTACAGTTGGactttcaataatagaAGATGGAAATCTAAAAATGGTATCGTCAGAAGAAGGATTTGGATAAAACTACCCGAATTGAATCCcttaaaataa
- the SAP1 gene encoding putative AAA family ATPase SAP1 (similar to Saccharomyces cerevisiae SAP1 (YER047C); ancestral locus Anc_7.215) has protein sequence MDTTNNNYSILTKFSKLRKKPQQPLTDLTELYSRVANESIFYKKLQDQGNFVRALQGWKALTTDALFRLTLIEHSYPNVATYTKDELSLQSGVRELYTKAVHNLDTVQQALKSHIKKPTPPPVPERRNHVNDNSYTPTTSFVRKPHHIQHGFSKTSLRNKNSQSSYSYRSPHTVTNNHNDSNKHNITSNKKGNNVDNIDRKGGNHTKINFTTSKPLRKKSLDSSIKAERSIEDHNSEPLLMDTRNNSENDNEFAKFNEEYINEDECSLVDEDENPFDFDVSGYYFDGDENSDSYEEKTSSDADTKLEDMLIDNVASFSLSSYEKNPFSIEEEPPQAPPPPVPSHDVIKKESTKALTSNNYKKNNSINSLISKPVVKEDTCKLKQTKSTPSLLTATEKRKPKASNSTSSIPTINKASVRTNNVKAANNSKPKITAKQAARLVYSNLNQKSDSPRSMKPPHSDKPRSNSYPEVVIKSRATKVSSTNKTATRPQAKREISSTKKVASSPNAKNGKFTKQCPENGHVTVTSVNSSSEKISKTSKSEENLDTNKDVLVPEKDEKSRKDELENKIIGSIPGIDKMAAKQIFQEIVVRGDDVHWDDIAGLNTAKNSLKEAVVYPFLRPDLFKGLREPVTGMLLFGPPGTGKTMLARAVAYESKSTFFSISASSLTSKYLGESEKLVRALFGVARKLSPSIIFVDEIDSILGNRNSDSENESSRRIKNEFLVQWSALSNAAAGKEQHDSDADNRVLVLAATNLPWSIDEAARRRFVRRQYIPLPEAETRLAQFRKLLSRQKHTLSDQDFEELLVLTDGYSGSDITSLAKDAAMGPLRELGDQLLLTERDNIRPIGLYDFKNSLEYIRPSVSKEGLEEYEEWASKFGSSGN, from the coding sequence ATGGATACAACgaacaataattatagCATATTGACCaagttttcaaagttaCGTAAGAAACCACAACAGCCCCTGACTGATTTGACAGAGCTATACAGTCGAGTGGCTAATgaatcaatattttataaGAAATTACAGGATCAAGGAAATTTTGTTCGTGCTTTACAAGGCTGGAAGGCATTAACCACTGATGCATTATTCCGTTTGACTCTGATAGAGCATTCTTATCCTAATGTTGCTACATATActaaagatgaattaaGTCTACAAAGTGGTGTTCGTGAACTTTATACAAAAGCGGTTCATAATTTAGACACCGTCCAGCAGGCATTAAAATCACATATAAAAAAACCTACTCCACCTCCCGTACCGGAAAGGAGAAATCATGTTAACGACAACTCATATACTCCTACAACTTCATTTGTTAGAAAACCGCATCATATACAGCATGGGTTTTCCAAAACGTCAttgagaaataaaaattcacAAAGTTCATATTCTTATAGAAGTCCTCACACCGTCACTAATAATCACAATGATAGTAACAAGCATAACATAACAAGTAACAAAAAAGGTAATAATGTTGATAATATTGACCGTAAAGGCGGTAATCACacaaaaatcaattttacgACCTCAAAAccattaagaaaaaaatctttaGATAGTTCAATCAAAGCAGAACGTAGCATAGAAGATCATAATAGTGAACCTTTATTAATGGATACACGAAATAATTCAGAAAACGATAATGAGTTCgcaaaattcaatgaagaatACATCAATGAGGATGAATGTAGTTTAGTAGATGAGGACGAAAAtccttttgattttgacGTCTCAGGGTATTATTTTGATGGTGATGAAAACAGTGACAGTTATGAAGAAAAGACATCGAGTGATGCAGATACCAAATTAGAGGATATGTTGATCGATAATGTCGCTAGCTTTTCCTTGAGCAGTTATGAGAAAAATCCATTTTCTATCGAAGAAGAGCCACCACAAGCACCTCCACCTCCTGTTCCCTCTCATGATgtgataaaaaaagaatctACTAAAGCTTTAACTAGCAataattacaaaaaaaataactcTATCAATTCTCTTATATCAAAACCAGTGGTAAAAGAGGATACATGCAAGTTGAAACAGACAAAATCAACACCTTCATTGTTAACAGCTACGGAAAAGAGGAAGCCAAAGGCATCTAATTCCACATCCTCAATACCAACAATAAACAAGGCTTCGGTGCGAACTAATAATGTTAAAGCTGCAAATAATAGTAAGCCTAAGATAACAGCGAAGCAGGCTGCTAGATTAGTGTACTCgaatttaaatcaaaaatcCGATTCTCCAAGATCCATGAAACCGCCACATAGTGATAAGCCCAGGTCAAATTCATACCCTGAAGTTGTCATTAAATCAAGAGCAACAAAGGTATCTTCCACCAACAAAACTGCGACCAGGCCACAGGCGAAAAGGGAAATAAGTTCCACGAAGAAAGTTGCATCTTCTCCCAACGCCAAAAATGGCAAGTTTACAAAACAATGTCCAGAAAATGGTCATGTAACAGTCACCTCTGTAAATTCTAGTTCagaaaagatttcaaaaacttcGAAGTCTGAAGAGAACTTGGATACAAACAAAGATGTGTTAGTTCCAGAAAAGGACgaaaaatcaagaaaagatgaaCTTGAGAATAAAATCATTGGTTCGATTCCTGGAATTGACAAGATGGCAgcaaaacaaatttttcaggAGATTGTAGTACGAGGAGATGACGTACATTGGGACGATATTGCAGGATTAAATACCGCTAAGAATTCCTTAAAGGAAGCCGTTGTCTACCCATTTTTGAGACCCGATTTATTCAAAGGTTTAAGAGAGCCTGTGACGGGTATGCTTTTGTTTGGTCCACCTGGTACAGGTAAAACAATGCTTGCGCGGGCTGTTGCATACGAATCGAAATCTacattcttttcaattagCGCATCTAGTTTAAcctcaaaatatttgggtGAAAGCGAAAAATTAGTAAGGGCATTATTTGGCGTTGCAAGAAAGCTTTCGccttcaattatttttgttgatgAGATTGATTCTATTTTAGGTAATAGAAACAGTGATAGTGAGAATGAAAGTAGCAGAAGAATCAAGAATGAGTTTCTTGTTCAATGGTCAGCATTATCTAATGCAGCAGCAGGAAAAGAGCAACATGACAGCGACGCCGACAACAGAGTGTTAGTTCTGGCTGCTACTAACTTGCCATGGTCGATTGATGAAGCTGctagaagaagatttgtTAGAAGACAATACATTCCTTTACCAGAAGCCGAAACTAGATTAGCACAATTTAGAAAACTACTATCGAGACAAAAGCACACGTTAAGTGAccaagattttgaagaattgcTGGTGTTGACCGACGGTTATTCAGGTAGTGATATAACTTCATTAGCCAAGGATGCTGCAATGGGGCCATTGAGAGAGCTTGGAGATCAATTGTTACTCACGGAAAGAGACAATATTCGTCCCATTGGTTTATATGATTTCAAGAATAGTTTGGAATACATTAGACCATCTGTCTCTAAGGAAGGGCTTGAAGAATATGAGGAATGGGCATCTAAATTTGGTTCATCGGGCAATTGA
- the CAJ1 gene encoding Caj1p (similar to Saccharomyces cerevisiae CAJ1 (YER048C); ancestral locus Anc_7.217): protein MVKDTEYYDILGIQPSATSTEIKKAYRKKAMETHPDKHPDDPDAQSKFQSVGEAYQVLSDDDLRKRYDEFGKDNAVPQHGFEDAGEYFTAIFGGDGFKDWIGEFSLFKEFNEATDMMDETKEGKEDAVSTKTKMNKEQREKLMEMEKKRREDMMKQVDELTEKLKIKIDNFLLAVKEKHLDDFNRKLDEEIEDLKLESFGLELLYLIAKVYRTKANNFIISKKTYGFSKLFTGTRDNARSVKSAYNLISTGLEAQKAMEQMNKVNPEELDDFERAKFESMMAGKALGVMWAMSKFELERKLKDVCNKILNDKNASSKQRIAKAKAMLYFADKFSKAKRSPEEAEEARVFEELILGEQEKRKKTH from the coding sequence ATGGTCAAGGATACAGAGTATTATGACATATTGGGCATTCAGCCCTCTGCAACTAGCACTGAGATTAAGAAGGCTTATCGTAAGAAGGCCATGGAAACACATCCAGATAAACATCCCGATGATCCTGATGCTCAATCAAAGTTTCAATCAGTGGGTGAAGCATATCAGGTCCTCAGCGATGACGACTTGAGAAAACGTTACGATGAATTTGGTAAAGATAACGCTGTACCACAGCATGGTTTTGAAGATGCTGGTGAATATTTCACTGCTATTTTTGGTGGTGACGGATTTAAGGATTGGATAGgtgaattttcattattcaaagaattcaatgaGGCAACAGATATGATGGATGAAACTAAAGAAGGTAAAGAGGATGCAGTTTCCACAAAAACTAAGATGAACAAAGAACAAcgtgaaaaattgatggaaatggaaaaaaagagaagagaAGATATGATGAAACAAGTCGATGAATTgactgaaaaattaaaaattaagattgataattttttgcTTGCCGTTAAAGAGAAACATTTGGATGACTTTAATAGGAAATTGGATGAAGAGATTGAAGATCTAAAATTAGAAAGTTTTGGTTTAGAATTGTTATATTTAATTGCCAAAGTTTATAGGACAAAGGCcaacaattttatcatatcaaagaaaacgtacggtttttcaaaactgtTCACCGGTACTCGTGATAATGCGAGAAGCGTTAAATCTGCCTACAATCTAATTTCTACTGGGTTAGAAGCACAAAAGGCGATGGAACAAATGAATAAAGTCAATCCGGAAGAATtagatgattttgaaagagcAAAATTTGAGTCCATGATGGCTGGTAAAGCCCTAGGTGTAATGTGGGCCATGTCgaaatttgaattagaaagaaagtTGAAGGATGTTTGTAACAAGAttttaaatgataaaaacGCTTCCTCAAAACAAAGAATTGCCAAGGCAAAGGCCATGCTATATTTCGCAGACAAATTCTCAAAAGCCAAGAGGTCTCCagaagaagctgaagaGGCCAGGGTATTTGAAGAACTAATTCTTGGTGAACAGGAAAAACGTAAGAAGACCCattga